In Oncorhynchus masou masou isolate Uvic2021 unplaced genomic scaffold, UVic_Omas_1.1 unplaced_scaffold_6___fragment_4___debris, whole genome shotgun sequence, a single window of DNA contains:
- the LOC135538990 gene encoding protein phosphatase methylesterase 1-like — MAKDIGKVVETLYGENPPPIMMIGHSMGGAIAVHTAAANHVPSLLGLCVIDVVEGTAMDALNSMQNFLRSRPKTFKSVETAIEWSVKSGQIRNVESARVSMGGQVKKCEEPLNSPGVSKSISDGIIEEEEEEEGESNHKRKKEDDQEVKKETLYTWQIDLSKTEKYWEGWFSGLSALFLSCPVPKLLLLAGVDRLDKDLTIGQMQGKFQMQVLPQCGHAVHEDAPEKVADALASFMVRHKFTEFKEGFLC, encoded by the exons ATGGCCAA GGACATTGGCAAAGTGGTAGAAACACTCTATGGAGAAAACCCACCTCCGATCATGATGATTGGACACAGCATGGGTGGAGCTATAGCAGTTCATACCGCTGCGGCAAACCACGTGCCGTCTTTACTTGGCCTGTGTGTGATTGATGTCGTGGAAG GCACAGCAATGGATGCCTTAAACAGTATGCAGAATTTCCTCAGGAGTCGGCCAAAGACCTTTAAGTCTGTGGAGACTGCCATTGAGTGGAG TGTGAAGAGTGGACAGATCCGAAACGTTGAGTCAGCCCGGGTGTCCATGGGAGGCCAGGTGAAAAA ATGTGAGGAACCCCTCAACAGTCCAGGCGTCTCCAAGAGCATCAGTGACGGCATCattgaagaggaggaagaagaggaaggagaatcCAACCACAAAAGAAAGAAGGAGGATGACCAAGAG GTGAAGAAGGAGACCCTTTATACCTGGCAGATTGATCTGTCAAAGACAGAGAAGTACTGGGAGGGCTGGTTCAGTGGCCTGTCTGCCCTATTCCTTTCCTGTCCTGTGCCAAAACTGCTCCTGCTCGCTG GTGTGGACAGGCTTGACAAAGATCTCACAATTGGACAGATGCAAG GGAAGTTCCAGATGCAGGTGCTCCCTCAGTGTGGCCATGCTGTCCATGAGGACGCCCCTGAAAAA GTAGCAGATGCTTTGGCCTCGTTCATGGTCCGTCACAAGTTCACTGAATTTAAGGAGGGTTTCCTGTG CTAA